The following proteins come from a genomic window of Eleginops maclovinus isolate JMC-PN-2008 ecotype Puerto Natales chromosome 8, JC_Emac_rtc_rv5, whole genome shotgun sequence:
- the hdhd2 gene encoding haloacid dehalogenase-like hydrolase domain-containing protein 2, with protein MAGRRALKAVLIDLSGTLHIEDTAVPGAQDALNRLRQASVAVKFVTNTTKESKRNLLERLQRLNFDVQEKEIFTSLSAARSLVEQKHHRPLLLLEDSALEDFMGIDTSEPNAVVIGLSPDHFNYQTLNQAFRMILEGAPLIAIHKARYYKRKDGLALGPGPFVTGLEYAADCKATVVGKPEKSFFTQALSDLGCSPTEAVMIGDDARDDVGGAQNAGMLGILVQTGKYREGDENKINPPPHLTCDSFPEAVAHILKNLL; from the exons ATGGCGGGCAGACGGGCTCTGAAGGCAGTTCTCATCGACCTGAGTGGAACTTTACATATAGAGGACACAGCGGTGCCCGGGGCACAGGACGCCCTAAACAG GTTACGGCAGGCCTCTGTAGCGGTGAAATTTGTGACCAACACGACGAAGGAGAGCAAGAGGAATTTACTGGAGAGACTGCAACGTCTCAACTTCGACGTCCAG GAAAAAGAGATCTTCACTTCGCTCAGTGCAGCCAGGAGTTTGGTAGAGCAGAAACACCACaggccgctgctgctgctggaggacagCGCCCTGGAAGACTTCATGG GTATTGACACGTCAGAGCCAAACGCCGTTGTCATCGGACTCTCTCCTGATCACTTCAACTACCAGACACTCAACCAGGCTTTCAG AATGATTCTGGAAGGAGCTCCTCTCATCGCCATCCATAAGGCTCGCTACTACAAACGTAAGGATGGTTTGGCCCTTGGCCCCGGGCCCTTTGTGACGGGACTTGAGTATGCTGCAGACTGCAAAGCTACGGTGGTGGGCAAGCCGGAGAAGTCTTTTTTCACACAG GCCCTGTCTGATTTAGGATGTAGCCCCACTGAAGCTGTGATGATAGGAGAT GATGCCAGGGATGATGTGGGCGGAGCACAGAATGCAGGAATGTTGGGAATTCTGGTCCAAACTG GTAAATACAGAGAAGGAGATGAGAATAAAATCAACCCTCCCCCCCACCTGACATGTGACAGTTTCCCAGAAGCTGTTGCACACATCCTGAAGAACCTGCTATGA
- the ier3ip1 gene encoding immediate early response 3-interacting protein 1, whose amino-acid sequence MAFTLYSLIQTAILCTNAVAVLHEERFLSKFGWGVDQGVGGFGDDPGVKAQILTLIRSVRTVMRVPLIIVNTVCIVLLLLFG is encoded by the exons ATGGCGTTTACACTCTACTCTCTCATCCAGACCGCTATTTTGTGCACTAATGCAGTTGCTGTGTTGCACGAAGAAAGGTTTCTCAGCAAGT tCGGCTGGGGTGTTGACCAGGGAGTTGGAGGTTTTGGGGATGATCCAGGAGTAAAAGCTCAGATTCTAACTCTCATCCGCTCCGTTCGCACTGTCATGAGAG tgCCTTTGATAATAGTAAATACGGTCTGCATTGTCCTCTTGTTACTATTTGGTTGA
- the skor2 gene encoding SKI family transcriptional corepressor 2 produces the protein MDKTHLSSTNDIIMTSSTGPYQQEPLTPPRSAHLHSSSSSLSSPSPSSSSPPMKPNQVGQVILYGVPIVSLVIDHNERLCLAQISNTLLKNYSYNEIHNRRVALGITCVQCTPVQLEILRRAGAMPISSRRCGMITKREAERLCKSFLGENAPPKLPDNFAFDVTHECAWGCRGNFIPARYNSSRAKCIKCSLCNMYFSPNKFIFHSHRTPDAKYTQPDAANFNSWRRHLKLSDKIPADELVFAWEDVKAMFNGGSRKRALPSSSHCSSMGPMKSHPGSVHMMGSDLGAQKRSRFDDDDDLEGDNLSPRKTTRSYPVIPVPSKGFGMLQKFPPTSLFPSPYPFPAFGLCQQKKDDSDVSGGQKGAGLSGLLWPGRKDTFYPPFCMFWPPRAAGGIPVPTYLQPQPSALSSLADNPSLRQAFLDLSDPSEPGAVAGNGNSVSSTMAPGSGTTTARPGLFDPECSTVTPDLRPVTSEGWLKLLDTPALQSRKPSYGSAFRPVIKDAESIAKLHSNGATDEDFGVVVTRSDRHQRLSPSSSCSYGSESGGDVEAEGAESEEEGEVDVESSKQEDEEEEGGFTNRLPQTQTNLYHSALSDSHGEERGKERGSGAVYTSTSPPSSSDPIRQGSPSLPASPSASLPLSGSTPPHRDDPAYKNVHKNRDEGLPVYATKDNSSISDENKEQNSFFVPESETAAPDYWRESSGDRSRGAASPVVLKKDVENMEKEELQKVLLEQIDFRRRLEQEFHALKGTSPFPVFHNFQDQMKRELAYREEMVQQLQMIPYANIIRKEKISSHLNK, from the exons ATGGACAAGACCCATCTTTCGAGCACTAATGACATCATAATGACAAGCTCCACAGGCCCCTATCAGCAAGAACCCCTGACACCACCCAGATCCGCCCATCTCCactcctcgtcttcctccttATCCTCTCCCTCGccgtcctcttcctctccacccATGAAGCCAAACCAAGTTGGCCAGGTCATCCTGTACGGCGTTCCCATCGTATCGCTGGTCATTGATCACAACGAGAGACTTTGCCTGGCTCAGATTTCCAACACACTCCTGAAGAACTACAGTTATAATGAGATTCACAATCGCCGCGTGGCGCTGGGCATCACCTGCGTCCAGTGCACTCCGGTTCAGCTGGAGATCCTCCGTCGGGCCGGTGCCATGCCCATCTCATCGCGCCGTTGTGGTATGATCACCAAGCGCGAAGCCGAGCGCCTCTGCAAGTCCTTCCTGGGAGAGAACGCACCGCCGAAACTGCCCGACAACTTCGCCTTCGATGTGACACACGAGTGCGCCTGGGGTTGCCGAGGTAACTTCATCCCGGCACGCTACAACAGCTCCAGGGCAAAATGCATCAAGTGCTCACTTTGCAACATGTACTTCTCCCCAAATAAGTTCATTTTCCATTCCCACCGCACGCCGGACGCCAAGTACACCCAGCCGGACGCCGCCAACTTCAACTCCTGGCGTCGACACCTCAAACTCTCTGACAAAATCCCGGCCGATGAGTTAGTCTTCGCATGGGAAGACGTCAAAGCTATGTTCAACGGAGGGAGCCGGAAGAGAGCGCTGCCGTCTTCGTCCCATTGTTCCTCCATGGGTCCCATGAAGAGTCACCCGGGTTCCGTTCACATGATGGGGTCTGACCTGGGCGCTCAGAAGAGATCCCGCTTTGACGACGATGATGATCTGGAAGGAGACAATCTGTCTCCCCGTAAGACGACACGTAGCTACCCTGTCATCCCCGTCCCGAGCAAAGGCTTCGGCATGCTGCAGAAGTTCCCTCCCACGTCGCTCTTCCCCTCGCCTTACCCCTTCCCAGCATTCGGCCTCTGCCAGCAGAAGAAAGATGACAGTGATGTTTCAGGGGGGCAGAAAGGAGCAGGATTGTCGGGTCTGCTGTGGCCCGGCCGCAAAGACACTTTTTATCCTCCTTTCTGCATGTTCTGGCCACCAAGAGCGGCGGGAGGAATTCCTGTCCCTACCTACCTCCAGCCTCAGCCCAGTGCCCTTTCCTCCCTGGCAGACAACCCCTCTCTCAGGCAGGCCTTTTTGGATCTCTCAGACCCCAGCGAGCCTGGAGCAGTAGCTGGAAACGGAAATAGTGTGAGCTCAACCATGGCTCCTGGCAGCGGGACTACCACAGCCAGACCCGGGCTGTTTGACCCAGAGTGCTCAACAGTAACCCCTGACCTCCGCCCTGTGACATCAGAGGGCTGGCTCAAACTCCTGGACACCCCAGCCCTCCAAAGCAGGAAGCCCAGCTACGGCTCAGCCTTCAGGCCCGTCATTAAGGACGCAGAGAGCATCGCTAAGCTCCACAGCAACGGGGCGACAGATGAGGACTTTGGGGTGGTAGTGACCAGGTCTGACCGCCACCAGCGGCTCTCGCCCAGCAGCAGCTGTAGTTACGGAAGTGAAAGTGGAGGCGATGTAGAGGCGGAGGGAGcggagagtgaggaggagggggaagtgGATGTGGAGTCGTCAAAGcaggaagacgaggaggaggaagggggctTCACAAACAGGCTGCCACAGACTCAAACCAACCTGTACCACTCTGCGTTAAGCGACAGCCACGGAGAGGAAagggggaaggagagagggagcggGGCTGTGTACACCAgcacctcccctccctcctcctcggACCCCATTCGGCAGGGGTCCCCCAGCCTGCCTGCCTCCCCTTCAGCCAGCCTGCCTCTCTCCGGTTCCACCCCACCTCACCGAGACGACCCTGCTTACAAAAAC gttcaCAAAAATAGAGATGAAGGACTCCCTGTGTACGCAACCAAAGACAACTCCAGCATCTCCG atgaaaacaaagagcagaatAGTTTCTTTGTACCAGAGAGCGAGACAGCTGCGCCCGACTACTGGAGGGAAAGTTCAG GTGACCGAAGCCGAGGTGCTGCCTCTCCTGTGGTGCTGAAGAAGGACGTGGAGAACATGGAGAAAG AGGAGCTCCAGAAGGTTCTGCTGGAGCAGATCGACTTCAGGAGGAGACTGGAGCAAGAGTTTCACGCTCTGAAGGGCACCTCACCATTTCCTGTCTTCC ATAATTTCCAAGACCAGATGAAGAGAGAGCTCGCCTACAGAGAAGAGATGGTCCAACAGTTACAGATG ATTCCCTACGCAAACATcatcagaaaagaaaagatcaGCTCCCATCTCAACAAATAG